The genomic segment TGGGCGGTCCGCGGCGGCGACATGGTGGGGGAAGATGGCTGCGGAGAAGAGGCGTCGGGCTGGGTATTTGGTTTATTTCCTCGCTTTTTCTTGAATGGCTTGGTGACGATGGTTTTGACTTTTCCTCTAATTTTCTTCAgcatggtctaaaaattttgCAAAACTAAATATAACAAGATAAACTATAAATTTTCCAACTATTTAcgcaatttaaaatttaaatttctaaTCTCTAATTATCCAATGGCGTGACATATTAGattgaattaaatgaagaaattaaacaaagcaaaaaaattaaattaacttacaACTTCTTTTCATAAACTTTAATTTTGCAAAACatatttgattaatatttttcagagatatatAATCGATATTGGTCGATTTTACTTACAGTTATTCGGCGGTCGGCAAATTTCAAGACTTGTACGTGACATGAACAAGGAAAGATGAACACGAAATACTTCACAATGAACGCCAAATTGGTTTAATCCATTGAGAAAAAGAAGTGAAATTGGTATAATTATGAAGTTATGTGGGTTCTCTAAGAATGCAAGCCACGTAAAGTATACTTGAATTGGGGGTTATAAGTTGTAGAAAATGGTGTATAGGAATTTTTGGTATATTATAAAACTACTTCTcatgaattaattattattattactagaaaaaaataattgaaattagTAGACTCGATCAATTTAAATTCTTGCAAGATATTTTCAGGTATACTTGGTGAATTTTGAAATACCATCTTCAAATATTTATCAATGTGTGTTGTTAAGATTATTAGATTAGCTTTCGAGTAAAGTTACTTCAAGCACCTCCGATCGTTTAGCTTGTTCCGGATTAATAGTGTTCATATATGCAGATAAATAATATATTctctttttttgaattttagtgGAAGTTGATATTATGTGTTGATGTTCAAATGACTAAAATTTCATCACATTATATttggaaaaatttgaaatgttAAAAGATTATTATGATTTAACGgtaatatgtatatatgtaccCAACTAAGAGCaggtattttatgagacggtttttcatgaaaaatattgtttttgacataaaaaataatattttttaacgaATTAGTTCAGAGCAAATATCATTCTCACAAATTTACATATGAACATTAATAATTTGGACCCGTTGCTTACTCCCATTTACATTGAACCCTGTGAGTATCCCTAAAAGAAAAATTAATCAACAAACCCCCATCCATTCCCCTCAGCTCAAAACTCTCCACAAACACATAGCAACCAAACCTCCTCCACTCTCTCCCACTTTCGATCTCCTTCCTCCCATGAACCCTAATTTCCTTTTCCCCATCATTGTCAAACCACCCTCTCCTCTCTTGTAAGCCCCTCAATTTCTCATATACACCCAAACTCAACCCCACACCCGCTCTCCTTAACCCACTCCTCTCCCCCACTCGAAACCATTGAAAACCCTCGAATTCTTGCCTACGGTCATCGTCCTCCTCAGCTTCCATACCTCTTACCAAACAGAACGACCTCTTGACTCTCACGTCCATAGACACAAGGTTGTTGTTTCGGCCCTGGTTCGACCCATTTTCGCACGAATATATCTCCTCCCACCACTGCTTTAAGCTCCATTCATAGATCAAGCTCTTTCTCATCTGATCACCGATACTGATCATATTGTTGTTCCCTTCATCTTCTCTCACGAAAGCAAATGGGGTGTACCAGCTTCCGATCACGGTTGTAGTCGAACGTTTCGAGTATAGTGGGAAGTTGAGTTCGGGGAGGTTCGATGAGGTGAAGCTATGGAGATGATCTCGAGTTTCTTGCAGATGGAGTTTGAATGAGCGGGACACGTAAACTTCCCACCCATTTTTTCTGAGGAAATCTGGTGGATAGCCGTCCCATTCTAGCGACTGTGCAAAGAAACCACCTCCGTGGTTGTGATGAATCTCGAATTGTTGGTACCTGTTTCTGTAATCTAAAGGTCGGGTTTTTGAATCCGTTCCAAGATTTTTGAAGCAGCACAGTGTCTCTTCTCCTTCTCTGGAGCATGTGTAAGCTTGTCTGCAAAAATTAAACAGTGAAAAGTATTACATTGATCAAAGTGATCCTAGTATAATATATAGCAACATATTAGAAATCCATACGCACCCTTTGTGTCTTCCCTTGGCTTTAagcacatagtatcgattcaacGAAAGTGAGTGATCCAGAACAGGCACAAACCAAACTTTTGTGACACTCGCTTCCTCGTGTGACGACGAGTGAACCACCCGCAACATCCTGTCTTGGGGAAATGGCAGTGTTTTGATTCTGTCATTATTGCATATCCCGAAACAGGAGAAATCCATCGTGTCCGATTCCTCGTCGGAAAATATCAGGTTTCCGGAGTATGGAGCATCTGAAGGCGGCTGCGCTGTGAGAGCACCTGGGAATTTGCGGTACAGTGAACGTGGTTTTGCTGCATACATTTATTTGTATAGATGAACCAGAGGTTTTGATTAAGTTCAATAATCTTCTTGTAATGGATCAggaaaaaaatttgattgtGGCAACTGCTTGCTGCTCATGTTTTGCCACTAACAACTCATGACCACAAAATCAAATGTGACGTTTAGGGAAGATAGAATAAAATAAGATAGCAaaagtaataaattatataaaatctacaatgacataacaaaaaataCTTAcacaatgacataacaaaaagtACAATTGCCTTTGCTTTTTCTTTCTTTGCATTTTTTTAGAAAAGACAGTTCACCAAAGTCACTTGCTTTTGAGCAACTTTTTTTTTCAACAATATCTTTTacatattattatcattaatgATAAATGCAACCTATTTAAGTTGTCTTTAAGTCTCTCTTAGATAGTGCAAAAAAGTACACCAAAGGTGTTTCCCAAGAAAATGTGATTGAAAACTGAAAATAATGCTTCAAATATACTactgtaaaaataataataatgatgattttattatatgtttttatgatCAAACTGTCTCCTTCATGTTTGAAGCAACTCTTACGATTCCAACGATGATCAAACTGTCTCCTTCATGGTTCGAAAGAGTTTGTATAATAAATCAATATTGAAAAGTTTCGTAATAAAAAGAAGCATTCCAACGAAGTGAGTGGAAAGAGGCCAATTCTGTTTATGGCTTTTCTTTGTGAAAGAAAAAGTGTCACAAAAATGACTAGTGAGTTTATACTATACTCTTTCTATATATTTACATACTACAAGGAAATCACACCTTATTCTGAACACCCAAAGGCTTCGTATTTCGCAGTACTACTCACAGGAACAAATATGCAGAGATAAAGGAGTTATTACTGTTTTGGGACTTTGAGTTATTGTTATACAATCCATTTAGTAATTATCCTTTTGGtacataaatta from the Primulina eburnea isolate SZY01 chromosome 3, ASM2296580v1, whole genome shotgun sequence genome contains:
- the LOC140828259 gene encoding uncharacterized protein → MYAAKPRSLYRKFPGALTAQPPSDAPYSGNLIFSDEESDTMDFSCFGICNNDRIKTLPFPQDRMLRVVHSSSHEEASVTKVWFVPVLDHSLSLNRYYVLKAKGRHKGQAYTCSREGEETLCCFKNLGTDSKTRPLDYRNRYQQFEIHHNHGGGFFAQSLEWDGYPPDFLRKNGWEVYVSRSFKLHLQETRDHLHSFTSSNLPELNFPLYSKRSTTTVIGSWYTPFAFVREDEGNNNMISIGDQMRKSLIYEWSLKQWWEEIYSCENGSNQGRNNNLVSMDVRVKRSFCLVRGMEAEEDDDRRQEFEGFQWFRVGERSGLRRAGVGLSLGVYEKLRGLQERRGWFDNDGEKEIRVHGRKEIESGREWRRFGCYVFVESFELRGMDGGLLINFSFRDTHRVQCKWE